A genomic window from Streptomyces mirabilis includes:
- a CDS encoding NfeD family protein, whose translation MNDINAWVWWLVGAAALGIPLVVTAMPEFGMLALGAAAAAVTAGLGGDVVLQVLVFAVVSFALIAVVRPVAARHRAQRPQLATGVEALKGKQAIVLERVDGSGDGRIKLGGEIWSARALDAQQAYEVGQEVDVVDIEGATAIVM comes from the coding sequence GTGAACGACATCAACGCATGGGTGTGGTGGCTCGTCGGCGCGGCCGCGCTGGGCATCCCGCTCGTGGTGACCGCGATGCCGGAGTTCGGCATGCTCGCCCTCGGCGCCGCAGCGGCGGCGGTGACAGCGGGCCTCGGCGGCGATGTCGTCCTTCAGGTGCTCGTCTTCGCCGTCGTCTCGTTCGCCCTCATCGCCGTCGTACGACCCGTTGCGGCCCGGCACCGCGCCCAGCGGCCCCAACTCGCCACCGGAGTGGAGGCGTTGAAGGGGAAACAGGCCATCGTCCTGGAACGGGTGGACGGTTCGGGCGACGGCCGGATCAAACTCGGCGGAGAGATCTGGTCGGCGCGCGCCCTCGACGCCCAACAGGCCTACGAAGTGGGCCAGGAGGTGGATGTCGTGGACATCGAAGGAGCCACGGCGATTGTGATGTGA
- a CDS encoding ABC transporter ATP-binding protein, whose protein sequence is MSDVLELEDVSVVREGRALVDQVSWSVKEGERWVILGPNGAGKTTLLNLASSYLFPSQGTATILGETLGKVDVFELRPRIGVAGIAMAEKLPKRQTVLQTVLTAAYGMTAGWHEDYEDIDEQRARAFLDRLGMSDYLDRRFGTLSEGERKRTLIARALMTDPELLLLDEPAAGLDLGGREDLVRRLGRLARDPIAPSMIMVTHHVEEIAPGFTHVLMIRQGKVLAAGPLELELTSRNLSLCFGLPLIVEQNGERWTAQGLPMS, encoded by the coding sequence ATGAGCGATGTACTGGAGCTGGAGGACGTGTCCGTGGTCCGAGAGGGCCGGGCTCTGGTGGACCAGGTCTCCTGGTCGGTCAAGGAGGGGGAGCGCTGGGTCATCCTCGGCCCGAACGGCGCCGGAAAGACGACCCTCCTGAATCTCGCCTCCAGCTATCTCTTCCCCAGCCAGGGCACCGCCACCATCCTCGGCGAGACCCTCGGCAAGGTCGACGTCTTCGAACTGCGCCCGCGCATCGGCGTGGCCGGTATCGCCATGGCCGAGAAGCTCCCCAAGCGCCAGACCGTCCTGCAGACCGTGCTGACGGCCGCGTACGGCATGACCGCGGGCTGGCACGAGGACTACGAGGACATCGACGAGCAGCGCGCCCGCGCCTTCCTCGACCGCCTCGGCATGAGCGACTACCTGGACCGCCGGTTCGGCACGCTCTCCGAGGGCGAGCGCAAGCGCACCCTGATCGCCCGCGCCCTGATGACCGACCCCGAGCTGCTGCTGCTCGACGAGCCCGCCGCGGGCCTCGACCTCGGCGGCCGCGAGGACCTCGTCCGCCGCCTCGGCCGCCTCGCCCGCGACCCGATCGCCCCCTCCATGATCATGGTCACGCACCACGTCGAGGAGATCGCTCCCGGCTTCACCCACGTCCTGATGATCCGTCAGGGCAAGGTGCTCGCCGCGGGCCCGCTCGAACTCGAACTCACCTCGCGCAACCTCTCCCTCTGCTTCGGACTGCCGCTCATCGTCGAGCAGAACGGCGAGCGTTGGACCGCACAGGGGCTGCCGATGTCCTGA
- a CDS encoding response regulator, translating to MADAIKVLLVDDHQVVRRGLRTFLEVQDDIEVVGEASDGAEGVARAEELKPDVVLMDVKMPGMDGIDALRKLRELANPARVLIVTSFTEQRTVVPALRAGAAGYVYKDVDPDALAGAIRSVHAGHILLQPEVAGVLLSQEEANSGQGRGGSLTEREREVLGLIADGRSNREIARALVLSEKTVKTHVSNILMKLDLADRTQAALWAVRHGAAG from the coding sequence GTGGCTGACGCAATCAAGGTGCTGCTCGTCGACGACCACCAAGTGGTCCGCCGGGGTCTGCGCACCTTTCTCGAAGTGCAGGACGACATCGAGGTCGTGGGCGAGGCGTCCGACGGCGCCGAAGGGGTCGCCCGCGCCGAGGAGCTGAAGCCCGACGTCGTGCTCATGGACGTCAAGATGCCGGGCATGGACGGCATCGACGCGCTGCGCAAGCTCCGTGAGCTGGCCAACCCCGCGCGCGTGCTGATCGTCACCAGCTTCACCGAACAGCGCACGGTCGTCCCGGCCCTGCGCGCGGGCGCCGCCGGTTATGTCTACAAGGACGTGGACCCCGACGCTCTCGCCGGAGCCATCCGCTCCGTGCACGCCGGGCACATCCTGCTCCAGCCCGAGGTGGCGGGCGTCCTGCTGTCCCAGGAGGAGGCCAACTCGGGTCAGGGGAGAGGCGGCTCGCTCACCGAACGGGAGCGCGAAGTGCTCGGCCTGATCGCGGACGGCCGCTCCAACCGGGAAATCGCACGCGCGCTCGTCCTCTCCGAGAAGACCGTCAAGACGCATGTCTCGAACATCCTGATGAAGCTCGACCTCGCCGACCGCACACAGGCCGCGCTCTGGGCCGTACGCCATGGGGCGGCGGGCTGA
- a CDS encoding chaplin, giving the protein MKNLKKATAVAMVAGGLVAAGAGMASATDGAWAGGNAAGSPGVVSGNVIQAPIHIPVNAVGNSVNVIGLLNPAFGNLGLNH; this is encoded by the coding sequence GTGAAGAACCTGAAGAAGGCCACGGCTGTCGCGATGGTGGCCGGCGGGCTGGTCGCCGCCGGTGCCGGTATGGCGTCCGCGACGGACGGCGCGTGGGCGGGCGGCAACGCCGCGGGCTCCCCGGGCGTCGTCTCGGGCAACGTCATCCAGGCCCCGATCCACATCCCCGTGAACGCGGTCGGCAACAGCGTGAACGTCATCGGCCTCCTGAACCCGGCCTTCGGCAACCTGGGCCTCAACCACTGA
- a CDS encoding SPFH domain-containing protein, with amino-acid sequence MAPIIIVLIILVVLVFIALIKTIQVIPQASAAIVERFGRYTRTLNAGLNIVVPFIDSIRNRIDLREQVVPFPPQPVITQDNLVVNIDTVIYYQVTDARAATYEVASYIQAIEQLTVTTLRNIIGGMDLERTLTSREEINAALRGVLDEATGKWGIRVNRVELKAIEPPTSIQDSMEKQMRADRDKRAAILTAEGIRQSQILTAEGEKQSAILRAEGEAKAAALRAEGEAQAIRTVFESIHAGDADQKLLAYQYLQMLPKIAEGDANKLWIVPSEIGDALKGLSGAMGNFGPMGGGSGNAGTERREKPSVTD; translated from the coding sequence ATGGCACCAATCATCATCGTCCTGATCATTCTGGTGGTGTTGGTATTCATCGCCCTGATCAAGACCATCCAGGTCATCCCACAGGCCAGCGCGGCCATCGTGGAGCGCTTCGGCCGCTACACACGGACCCTGAACGCGGGCCTGAACATCGTGGTCCCGTTCATCGACTCGATCCGCAACCGCATCGACCTGCGTGAACAGGTCGTGCCGTTCCCGCCGCAGCCGGTGATCACTCAGGACAACCTGGTGGTCAACATCGACACGGTCATCTACTACCAGGTCACCGACGCACGCGCCGCCACCTACGAAGTCGCCAGCTACATCCAGGCGATCGAGCAGCTCACCGTCACCACCCTGCGCAACATCATCGGTGGCATGGACCTGGAGCGGACCCTCACCTCCCGCGAGGAGATCAACGCGGCCCTGCGCGGCGTCCTCGACGAGGCCACCGGCAAGTGGGGCATCCGCGTCAACCGCGTCGAGCTCAAGGCGATCGAACCGCCCACCTCCATCCAGGACTCGATGGAGAAGCAGATGCGCGCCGACCGTGACAAGCGCGCCGCGATCCTCACCGCCGAAGGCATCCGCCAGTCGCAGATCCTCACCGCCGAAGGTGAGAAGCAGTCCGCGATCCTGCGCGCCGAAGGTGAGGCCAAGGCCGCCGCCCTGCGCGCCGAGGGCGAGGCCCAGGCCATCCGTACGGTCTTCGAGTCCATCCACGCCGGCGACGCCGACCAGAAGCTCCTCGCCTACCAGTACCTCCAGATGCTCCCCAAGATCGCCGAGGGCGACGCCAACAAGCTCTGGATCGTGCCCAGCGAGATCGGCGACGCCCTCAAGGGCCTGAGCGGTGCCATGGGCAACTTCGGCCCCATGGGCGGCGGTTCGGGCAACGCGGGCACCGAGCGCCGCGAGAAGCCGTCCGTCACCGACTGA